In a genomic window of Drosophila takahashii strain IR98-3 E-12201 chromosome 3L, DtakHiC1v2, whole genome shotgun sequence:
- the LOC108057368 gene encoding uncharacterized protein yields MPPKFMNSSGVLTVKLEDLRKLVSPTEIEWLEQKKREETQLKFDREVIQMRLNHLLQRINDLDDQLEQERISEGEFQSMDSLRNTLNLRHQQLVERLVRIGTQLARTKIDLKSGEMSIYENLKARGLI; encoded by the coding sequence ATGCCACCGAAATTTATGAATAGCTCTGGAGTTCTCACTGTGAAGCTCGAAGATCTGAGGAAACTCGTTTCGCCCACCGAGATCGAGTGGTTGGAGCAAAAGAAACGGGAGGAGACGCAGCTAAAATTCGATCGCGAAGTCATCCAGATGCGACTGAATCACCTGCTGCAGCGCATCAACGACCTGGACGATCAGCTGGAGCAGGAACGCATTAGCGAGGGGGAGTTCCAATCTATGGATTCCCTAAGGAACACGCTGAACCTGCGGCATCAGCAGTTGGTCGAGCGGCTCGTTCGCATTGGAACGCAACTGGCCAGGACGAAAATAGATCTGAAGAGTGGAGAAATGTCCATTTACGAGAACCTAAAAGCCAGGGGATTGATATAA
- the LOC108057367 gene encoding trichohyalin isoform X2, with the protein MATKAKELEEALQERERNHRMLRDQQDKEKELLASKQRQKREEALASLVMSEQRQKRLQMLEEVEQVQCDVHNKAKGHLEKLKRDRAKERVEQRIRRNEKLAKELAPRLHYSAREDEERHKRQLEEMRKVHSAEQAKRRQAREQAKNARLAVQREEEELARKMRQKAAEDRKEAEKLRLQNDLTNVQFQRQQRLEHLQRIRELRRELDDQVKKRFEEETRPGTNYNREAQLEELREDAFFFDYARQLMDEAKAKGCPLKPFIRAVGQYKSENRIGAEIRIPRHMVTRLPMGRRTQGDSKAEGKEQSLEKQEPNASQLSKEEMILRQKIEENLKSIEELVLQEGKSQKDTKIS; encoded by the exons ATG GCCACCAAAGCCAAGGAGTTGGAGGAAGCACTTCAAGAGCGGGAGCGAAACCATCGCATGTTGAGGGATCAGCAGGACAAGGAGAAGGAGCTGCTGGCCTCCAAGCAGCGCCAGAAGAGGGAGGAGGCGCTGGCCTCGCTGGTCATGTCCGAGCAGCGACAGAAGCGCCTCCAGATGCTCGAGGAGGTGGAGCAGGTGCAGTGCGATGTGCACAACAAGGCCAAGGGCCACTTGGAGAAGCTCAAGCGGGACAGGGCCAAGGAGCGAGTGGAGCAGCGCATCCGGCGGAACGAGAAACTGGCCAAGGAACTGGCTCCTCGCCTGCACTACAGTGCTCGGGAGGATGAGGAGCGGCACAAGCGCCAATTGGAGGAGATGCGAAAGGTGCACAGTGCCGAGCAGGCCAAAAGAAGGCAAGCCCGGGAGCAGGCCAAGAATGCCCGATTGGCTGTCCAaagagaggaggaggagttggCCAGGAAGATGAGACAAAAAGCTGCGGAGGATCGCAAGGAGGCGGAGAAGCTGCGTCTCCAAAACGATCTCACCAATGTCCAGTTCCAAAGACAGCAACGGCTGGAGCATCTCCAACGCATTCGCGAACTGCGTCGAGAACTCGATGACCAGGTGAAGAAACGCTTCGAGGAGGAGACCCGACCAGGTACAAACTACAATCGGGAGGCCCAGTTGGAGGAGTTGCGCGAGGATGCCTTCTTCTTCGACTACGCCCGCCAGCTGATGGACGAGGCCAAGGCCAAGGGTTGTCCTCTCAAGCCATTTATCCGCGCTGTTGGCCAGTATAAAAGCGAAAATCGCATTGGAGCCGAGATACGGATTCCTCGCCACATGGTCACCCGATTGCCCATGGGCAGGCGAACTCAGGGAGACAGCAAAGCGGAGGGCAAGGAACAATCCTTGGAGAAGCAGGAACCCAATGCTAGTCAGCTGAGTAAGGAAGAAATGATTTTAAGGCAGAAGATTGAGGAAAACCTCAAGAGCATTGAGGAATTGGTTTTGCAGGAAGGCAAGTCCCAAAAGGATACAAAGATTTCATAA
- the LOC108057367 gene encoding trichohyalin isoform X1: MQYCWLPQERREPVFREKPPVVLSSSRYQRIRANASQAAKQEQLHQQELRSQADEKLRIGGEELLRKFAGRNLCITREEECARELKQMQDQHLEAKRLAEEETKASRLEHQKTRKDRIEAAQKVVEQLRPGPRELQCARLQSEVMRSVNVQREVQAEFAKANQRQQELDRKIFQEQVLRGFEEAQQRHKEQCQQLGEHKKELLQLIAERERERQATKAKELEEALQERERNHRMLRDQQDKEKELLASKQRQKREEALASLVMSEQRQKRLQMLEEVEQVQCDVHNKAKGHLEKLKRDRAKERVEQRIRRNEKLAKELAPRLHYSAREDEERHKRQLEEMRKVHSAEQAKRRQAREQAKNARLAVQREEEELARKMRQKAAEDRKEAEKLRLQNDLTNVQFQRQQRLEHLQRIRELRRELDDQVKKRFEEETRPGTNYNREAQLEELREDAFFFDYARQLMDEAKAKGCPLKPFIRAVGQYKSENRIGAEIRIPRHMVTRLPMGRRTQGDSKAEGKEQSLEKQEPNASQLSKEEMILRQKIEENLKSIEELVLQEGKSQKDTKIS; encoded by the exons ATGCAGTACTGCTGGCTTCCACAGGAGCGACGTGAACCCGTCTTCCGGGAGAAGCCACCGGTGGTCCTCTCAAGCAGTCGATATCAACGCATCCGGGCAAATGCCAGTCAGGCGGCCAAGCAGGAGCAACTGCATCAGCAGGAGCTGCGCAGCCAGGCGGATGAGAAGCTGCGGATTGGAGGCGAGGAGCTGCTCCGTAAATTTGCCGGTCGGAATTTGTGCATCACGCGGGAAGAGGAATGTGCCCGTGAGCTGAAACAGATGCAGGATCAGCACCTGGAGGCCAAACGCCTGGCGGAGGAGGAGACCAAGGCCTCGCGGCTGGAGCACCAGAAAACCAGAAAGGATCGAATCGAGGCTGCCCAAAAAGTGGTGGAGCAACTGCGTCCCGGTCCGCGGGAACTGCAATGCGCCCGTCTGCAGAGCGAAGTCATGCGGAGCGTCAATGTGCAGCGGGAGGTGCAGGCGGAGTTCGCCAAGGCCAACCAGCGGCAGCAGGAGCTGGACAGGAAGATCTTCCAGGAGCAGGTGCTTCGTGGCTTCGAGGAGGCCCAGCAGCGTCACAAGGAGCAATGCCAGCAGCTGGGCGAGCACAAAAAGGAGCTGCTTCAGTTAATTGCGGAGCGGGAGAGGGAACGACAG GCCACCAAAGCCAAGGAGTTGGAGGAAGCACTTCAAGAGCGGGAGCGAAACCATCGCATGTTGAGGGATCAGCAGGACAAGGAGAAGGAGCTGCTGGCCTCCAAGCAGCGCCAGAAGAGGGAGGAGGCGCTGGCCTCGCTGGTCATGTCCGAGCAGCGACAGAAGCGCCTCCAGATGCTCGAGGAGGTGGAGCAGGTGCAGTGCGATGTGCACAACAAGGCCAAGGGCCACTTGGAGAAGCTCAAGCGGGACAGGGCCAAGGAGCGAGTGGAGCAGCGCATCCGGCGGAACGAGAAACTGGCCAAGGAACTGGCTCCTCGCCTGCACTACAGTGCTCGGGAGGATGAGGAGCGGCACAAGCGCCAATTGGAGGAGATGCGAAAGGTGCACAGTGCCGAGCAGGCCAAAAGAAGGCAAGCCCGGGAGCAGGCCAAGAATGCCCGATTGGCTGTCCAaagagaggaggaggagttggCCAGGAAGATGAGACAAAAAGCTGCGGAGGATCGCAAGGAGGCGGAGAAGCTGCGTCTCCAAAACGATCTCACCAATGTCCAGTTCCAAAGACAGCAACGGCTGGAGCATCTCCAACGCATTCGCGAACTGCGTCGAGAACTCGATGACCAGGTGAAGAAACGCTTCGAGGAGGAGACCCGACCAGGTACAAACTACAATCGGGAGGCCCAGTTGGAGGAGTTGCGCGAGGATGCCTTCTTCTTCGACTACGCCCGCCAGCTGATGGACGAGGCCAAGGCCAAGGGTTGTCCTCTCAAGCCATTTATCCGCGCTGTTGGCCAGTATAAAAGCGAAAATCGCATTGGAGCCGAGATACGGATTCCTCGCCACATGGTCACCCGATTGCCCATGGGCAGGCGAACTCAGGGAGACAGCAAAGCGGAGGGCAAGGAACAATCCTTGGAGAAGCAGGAACCCAATGCTAGTCAGCTGAGTAAGGAAGAAATGATTTTAAGGCAGAAGATTGAGGAAAACCTCAAGAGCATTGAGGAATTGGTTTTGCAGGAAGGCAAGTCCCAAAAGGATACAAAGATTTCATAA
- the LOC108057369 gene encoding uncharacterized protein, translated as MIFIWFILGSILFPSPAEFLFLKVCNNGGSCVNEKWRNSTHWNVVCMEWMELKSNEADKCRKPWKCCHTTEYEKKIPYRKGEA; from the exons atgattttcataTGGTTTATACTGGGATCAATACTTTTTCCAAGTCCTGcggaatttttatttcttaagg TTTGCAATAATGGCGGGTCCTGCGTTAACGAGAAATGGAGAAATAGCACTCATTGGAACGTTGTTTGTATGGAATGGATGGAACTTAAAAGTAACGAAGCTGACAAATGTCGTAAACCCTGGAAATGTTGCCACACTACGGAATACGAAAAAAAGATTCCATATCGGAAAGGCGAAGCGTGA